A window of Primulina huaijiensis isolate GDHJ02 chromosome 9, ASM1229523v2, whole genome shotgun sequence contains these coding sequences:
- the LOC140983783 gene encoding peroxisomal acyl-coenzyme A oxidase 1-like isoform X1, with amino-acid sequence MSVSCAQNVSEFASPEEGFAELSADLVEAAVAHCQLIVVSKFIDKLKQEINGKGVNQQLEVLCGIYYLFLLHKHQGDFLATGYVTPKQASLANDLLRSLYSKVRPNAIALVDSFNYTDHFLGSILGRYDGNVYPKLYEAAWKDPLNETVLPDGYHEYVRPLLKQQILSAKL; translated from the exons GTTTTGCCGAGCTATCAGCTGATTTGGTGGAGGCAGCAGTCGCTCACTGCCAACTAATTGTTGTCTCCAA GTTTATTGATAAACTGAAGCAAGAAATCAATGGCAAAGGTGTCAATCAACAGCTAGAGGTGCTTTGCGGTATCTATTACCTCTTCCTTCTTCACAAGCACCAAGGCGACTTCCTTGCAACCGGTTATGTCACTCCGAAACAAGCTTCGCTCGCTAATGATTTGTTAAGATCACTGTATTCCAAG GTTCGTCCAAATGCTATTGCACTTGTCGATTCATTCAATTATACCGATCACTTCCTTGGTTCGATTCTGGGCCGCTATGATGGGAATGTTTATCCCAAACTTTACGAGGCAGCATGGAAGGATCCATTGAACGAAACGGTTTTGCCGGATGGCTACCACGAATATGTGAGGCCTTTGCTTAAGCAACAGATCCTCAGCGCTAAATTGTAG
- the LOC140983783 gene encoding peroxisomal acyl-coenzyme A oxidase 1-like isoform X2: MSVSCAQNVSEFTSPEEGFAELSADLVEAAVAHCQLIVVSKFIDKLKQEINGKGVNQQLEVLCGIYYLFLLHKHQGDFLATGYVTPKQASLANDLLRSLYSKVRPNAIALVDSFNYTDHFLGSILGRYDGNVYPKLYEAAWKDPLNETVLPDGYHEYVRPLLKQQILSAKL; the protein is encoded by the exons GTTTTGCCGAGCTATCAGCTGATTTGGTGGAGGCAGCAGTCGCTCACTGCCAACTAATTGTTGTCTCCAA GTTTATTGATAAACTGAAGCAAGAAATCAATGGCAAAGGTGTCAATCAACAGCTAGAGGTGCTTTGCGGTATCTATTACCTCTTCCTTCTTCACAAGCACCAAGGCGACTTCCTTGCAACCGGTTATGTCACTCCGAAACAAGCTTCGCTCGCTAATGATTTGTTAAGATCACTGTATTCCAAG GTTCGTCCAAATGCTATTGCACTTGTCGATTCATTCAATTATACCGATCACTTCCTTGGTTCGATTCTGGGCCGCTATGATGGGAATGTTTATCCCAAACTTTACGAGGCAGCATGGAAGGATCCATTGAACGAAACGGTTTTGCCGGATGGCTACCACGAATATGTGAGGCCTTTGCTTAAGCAACAGATCCTCAGCGCTAAATTGTAG